In a genomic window of Scyliorhinus torazame isolate Kashiwa2021f chromosome 5, sScyTor2.1, whole genome shotgun sequence:
- the LOC140420319 gene encoding uncharacterized protein: MEKPWKCGDCGKGYRFPSQLETHRRIHTGERPFTCPVCEKGFTLFSSLKTHQQIHTGGWPFTCSQCGKGFTQLPNLQAHQRVHTGERPFTCSLCRKGFTQLSNLQSHQRVHSGERPFICSQCVKGFSKSSNLRTHQRVHAGERPFTCSLCGKGFTQLPNLQAHQRVHTGERPFTCSLCRKGFTQLSNLQSHQRVHSGERPFICSQCVKGFSKSSNLRTHQRVHAGERPFTCSLCGKGFTQLSHLQSHQQVHSGERPFICSQCGKGFTQFSNLRTHQRVHTGERPFTCSQCGNRFTQLSSLQNHQRIHTGERPFTCSQCGKGFSDSSNLRTHLRVHSGEKAITFSE, encoded by the coding sequence atggagaaaccgtggaaatgtggggactgtgggaaaggatacagattcccatctcagctggagactcatcgacgaattcatactggggagaggccattcacctgccctgtgtgtgagaagggattcactctgttctCCAGCCTTaagacacaccagcaaattcacactggggggtggccattcacctgctctcagtgtgggaaaggattcactcagttacccaatttgcaggcacatcagcgagttcacactggggagaggccattcacctgctctctgtgcaggaagggattcactcagttatccaacctgcagagtcaccagcgagttcactctggggagagaccgttcatctgctcccagtgtgtgaAGGGATTCAGTAAATCATCCAACttgcggacacatcagcgagttcacgctggggagaggccgttcacctgctctctgtgtgggaaaggattcactcagttacccaatttgcaggcacatcagcgagttcacactggggagaggccattcacctgctctctgtgcaggaagggattcactcagttatccaacctgcagagtcaccagcgagttcactctggggagagaccgttcatctgctcccagtgtgtgaAGGGATTCAGTAAATCATCCAACttgcggacacatcagcgagttcacgctggggagaggccgttcacctgctctctgtgtgggaagggtttcactcagttatcccacctgcagagtcaccagcaagttcactctggggagagacctttcatctgctcccagtgtgggaagggattcactcagttctccaacctgcggacacaccagcgagttcatactggggagaggccattcacctgctctcagtgtgggaatcgattcactcagttatccagcctacagaatcaccagcgaattcacactggggaaagaccattcacctgctcccagtgtgggaagggattcagtgattcatccaacctgcggacacatctGCGGGTTCATAGTGGAGAGAAGGCAATCACGTTCTCTGAGTAA